The nucleotide window TTTAATCCAGGGAAATTTGCGACCCACAACTTCCCCTCGTCATAAGCATTCGAAATAACGGCGGGGTAAACGTATTCTTCTTCCACAGACAACTCCTCCTTATATTGAATTCACTGTTCATAAAAATGCTAAAAAGACTTTTATGAGAACTTACTTATTATATTATTTGTTTGAGAGGATTAATAAAATTTAATTCCAAATTGCCCACAATATTTACTATATCAACTACTGTTGTTGTAAAATATAATCATGGAAAACATTTTAATACCTACAAATAATAACGGGGACTGGAAAAGTGATGGTAGGGATAAAGTTGTCGTTTTGATGAGTGGCGGAGTTGACTCTGCAGCAGCTGCATTAAAGCTAAAACTGAGTGGATATAATGTGCTAGGTCTTACCATGCTGATATCAAAAGATAAGACTCTATCAGATTCTGCGAGAGATATATGCGAATACCTCAATATTCCTCACTTTTCTGTTGATATACAAGGAGAGTTTAAAAAAAGGGTATCATCCCCATTCCGAGAAGCTTATATACTTGGAGAGACCCCAAATCCCTGTGCTGATTGTAATGAACAAATAAAATTCGGACATCTTTGGGATTTGGCAGAAACAATGTGGGGACCTAGTTTCTACATGAGCACAGGACACTACGCTCGCATCCTGTGTAAGGATAACAATTATTATTTGGCAAAAGCCATGTGTGCAGAAAGAGATCAATCTTACTTCTTAGCGGGAATAAAAAAAGAACGTATAAATAGAATACTTTTTCCATTGGGGGATGTCCATACAAAGGAAGAAACCCGCAATTTTGTTAGAGCTGAAGGATTACCCGTTGCAGAAAAGCAAGAAA belongs to Synergistaceae bacterium and includes:
- the mnmA gene encoding tRNA 2-thiouridine(34) synthase MnmA: MENILIPTNNNGDWKSDGRDKVVVLMSGGVDSAAAALKLKLSGYNVLGLTMLISKDKTLSDSARDICEYLNIPHFSVDIQGEFKKRVSSPFREAYILGETPNPCADCNEQIKFGHLWDLAETMWGPSFYMSTGHYARILCKDNNYYLAKAMCAERDQSYFLAGIKKERINRILFPLGDVHTKEETRNFVRAEGLPVAEKQESMEICFANEKNYRYLLAPSKGGNIINLSGDIIGKHNGIENFTLGQRKGLGIAGGKPLYVVKIEHSNNSVTVAERNFAFSKTVRAKNLNVLVQEFLTDKSCKFLAKTRSQAPLNYCKIITANNKQLKIEFEKPTFAPAQGQRLVLYTEDGIVLAGGVILPRVE